The DNA sequence CCTGACCTCGCGGCCGACACCGGAAATCGTGTTCGAGGATTAGTCCTCGCCGCCGAAATGGTCCGCGGCCAGCGTCGCAGCAAGGCCGATCATGTTGTCATAGCCGACCGTATTGTTGTTGAGGATGACGATCACGCCATCCTCCTCCGGCACCAGCATGATCAGGCTGAGATAGCCGATCAGGCGGCCATTATAGTAGGTGACGCTGACGTTCCGGTCGTCCGAGACAGGGAGTTCCGAAACGCTCCATGCCATGGGCGTATCGGTATGGAAGGCCTCTGCTGCGGCCGCCTCCGAATAGATAGCGCCATCCATGACGGCATGTCCCCAGATGTTCAGATCGTCCGCAGTTGACACCATGGAGGCCGTGCCGCGAAACAGGACCGGGTTCACGACGGGGATGATTTCGTAGACGCCATCATCATTCTTCAGGTAGTTCACGGCGAGGCCGCCCTTGTCCTGGTAGAGCTGACGGGTCTCGGTCATGCCCAGCGGATCCAGGATCTGCGTCTGTAGACGGGTCTCGTAATCCATTCCCGAATGGCGATCGATGATGAGCGCCAGCAGGAAGTAATTGACATTCGAGTACAGATAATCGCGGCCGGGGGTGAACTTCAGTTCCAATCCCTCAAGCGCCTCGATGAAGGTTTCGTTCGTGAAGGCGCGCTTCACATCATTGTTGAACCAGCCGGGAATATCGATGTAGTGCGGAATGCCGGACCGGTTCTGCAGCAGGTGGCGGACCGTGACTTCGCCGGCATAGGGCGCATCAAAGTCCGGCAACAATTCGGTCAGCGTCTGGTCCAGTCCCAGCTTTTTCTCATCGACCAGCTTCAGCACCAATGCCGCCGTGAAGCTCTTTGTCATGGAGGCGACGGGAAAGCGGGTGTCGAGGGTGACGTCTGCAGCATCCTCGGTCGGGGCCGCATTCACCGCTTCGCGCAGCAGGATGTCGTCACCCTTACTGACGAGGAGCGTGCCTGAGAACGCCAACTCGTCCAGCAGGGTTGTCAAATTGTCCGCGCCAGAATCGGAGGATTCTTTTGAAGCAGCGACCGGGGCTGTAGGCGATGAGCCAGCTGCACAGCCAGTCGCCAGAAGCGGGAGCGCGGCCAGCGCTGCGATGATCTTGTTCTTCATGACAGAGGCACCTGGTTGGAGGTTATCGACCCGTCCAGTCGTTTCCGAGCCATCTCGCCGGAACCGTTGGACCGTTTGCAAGTCACGCCATTTTACCCGTTCCGTATCAGGCGTTGAAGTTCAGCTTCAGGCCGGGTTCGGGCCAGCGGCACCGGGCGAGCTGGCCCGTGCTGGACAGGGTGATGTAGGCATCCTGCATGTCATCCCCGCCAAAGGCGATATTGGTGACGATCAGGTCCGGGAAGGCCGTATGGTGGAAGTCGCCGCCGGGGGTGATGGTCGTGATGCCGCCATTCAGGATGGTGGCGACGCAGACATTTCCGGCAGCTGTCATGGCCAGGCTATCGAAATATTGCAGGCCGGGCATGGTGGCGACGACGCGGCCGCCATTGAACGGGGAGGCCGGCTTGATCACACCGGGGCTTTCCAGATCGAAGGCCCACATCCGGCCGGTCATCGTATCGGCCATGTAGACGGTCTGTTCGTCCGGCGAGAGGCCGACGCCGTTGGGGCTGGTATAGTGGAAGTCGAGTTCGCTGGCCTCGCTGGCGCCATTGGCCAGGAAGAACAGGCCACCGAAATCGCGATGGCGGGAATAGGTCTTGCCGTGATCGGTGAAATAGAGGTTTCCGGCCTTGTCGAAGACAAGATCGTTCGGGCCTTTAAGCTTGTGGCCCTCGACCGTGTCGAGCACGCGCTCGACCTTGCCCGTCGACAGGTCGATCCGCTCGATGCGACCACCATCATAGTCGTCCGGGCAGTTCCCCGGGATCAGCAGCCCGTCCATTTCGGTGTAGATGAATCCGCCATTATTGCAGACCCAGAGCGCGCCATCAGGTCCGATGGCGAGGCCGTTCGGGCCGCCGCCCGGTGTGGCGATCACTTCCGTCTTGCCGTCGCCCCAGCACCGGGTGATGCATTTCTTTTCGATCTCGACAACAATGATGCTGCCATCGGCCATGACGACCGGGCCTTCCGGAAAGCGCAATCCGGTTGTGATGATCTCGAAGTCCATCGGCGTGTTTCCTCCTGCCGTTTTTGACAGGAGGTTAGGCGGCGATCTTCAGCGCGACAACAGATATCCTAGGGAGAAGTGAACGCTCCGACCCGGTCCAACTGGCGGATGGTAAAGCCAAAATCATTGCCTTCGTCGGCCTCATATCGTTCGGCGCCGGTTTCCTTCCAGAGGCTGGTGTCCACCTCCGGGAAGTAGGCATCCCCTTCGGGCTCGGCATCGACTTCGGTGAGATAGAGGCGGTCGGCAAGGGGCAGGGCCATCCGGTAGAGCGTTTCCCCGCCAATCACGAACACCTTGTCGGCATCCGTCCGGGCGGCGATGGCGCGCGCGGAGTTGATCGCGGCGGGAAAACTGGAATAGACGCGCGCGCCTTCGGCATCATAGGCCCAGTCGCGGGTCATCACGATGTTCTCGCGGCCCTTCAGCGGGCGCACCGGCAGGCTTTCCCAGGTCTTGCGGCCCATGATGATGGGACAGCCCAGCGTGGCCGACTTGAAGAAGGCCAGGTCGCCCTTGAGGCGCCAGGGCAGATCACCTGCCGCCCCAATCACATTGTTGCGGGCCCGGGCGGCGATGAGGCAGAGTTTCACATGTGCCGGCATACTGACCGATCCAATCTA is a window from the Hyphomonas sp. genome containing:
- a CDS encoding serine hydrolase: MKNKIIAALAALPLLATGCAAGSSPTAPVAASKESSDSGADNLTTLLDELAFSGTLLVSKGDDILLREAVNAAPTEDAADVTLDTRFPVASMTKSFTAALVLKLVDEKKLGLDQTLTELLPDFDAPYAGEVTVRHLLQNRSGIPHYIDIPGWFNNDVKRAFTNETFIEALEGLELKFTPGRDYLYSNVNYFLLALIIDRHSGMDYETRLQTQILDPLGMTETRQLYQDKGGLAVNYLKNDDGVYEIIPVVNPVLFRGTASMVSTADDLNIWGHAVMDGAIYSEAAAAEAFHTDTPMAWSVSELPVSDDRNVSVTYYNGRLIGYLSLIMLVPEEDGVIVILNNNTVGYDNMIGLAATLAADHFGGED
- a CDS encoding SMP-30/gluconolactonase/LRE family protein is translated as MDFEIITTGLRFPEGPVVMADGSIIVVEIEKKCITRCWGDGKTEVIATPGGGPNGLAIGPDGALWVCNNGGFIYTEMDGLLIPGNCPDDYDGGRIERIDLSTGKVERVLDTVEGHKLKGPNDLVFDKAGNLYFTDHGKTYSRHRDFGGLFFLANGASEASELDFHYTSPNGVGLSPDEQTVYMADTMTGRMWAFDLESPGVIKPASPFNGGRVVATMPGLQYFDSLAMTAAGNVCVATILNGGITTITPGGDFHHTAFPDLIVTNIAFGGDDMQDAYITLSSTGQLARCRWPEPGLKLNFNA
- a CDS encoding dihydrofolate reductase — translated: MPAHVKLCLIAARARNNVIGAAGDLPWRLKGDLAFFKSATLGCPIIMGRKTWESLPVRPLKGRENIVMTRDWAYDAEGARVYSSFPAAINSARAIAARTDADKVFVIGGETLYRMALPLADRLYLTEVDAEPEGDAYFPEVDTSLWKETGAERYEADEGNDFGFTIRQLDRVGAFTSP